A window from Halomicrobium urmianum encodes these proteins:
- a CDS encoding VOC family protein, with translation MDELPPSTRVGRVALRVGDVEGAADFYERVVGLRVHERTTDRVVLGADEPLLVLESAPDVPERRADEAGLYHVAFRVPTRAALGDALRRVEAEWELTGASDHLVSEALYLTDPAGNGVEIYVDKPREEWPVTADGRVRMETRPLTLDDLRDAAGDGEAMPDGTDVGHVHLAITDVDRSRRFYVDEIGLRVRQEFGTAALFVAADDYHHHVGLNTWENRSRPASDRGLAWFELVVPDADALAGVREVASEGRDLEDASGSERDGGLEVTDPDGIKLRLRTPE, from the coding sequence ATGGACGAACTACCGCCGTCGACGCGCGTCGGACGGGTCGCGCTCCGGGTCGGCGACGTCGAGGGAGCCGCGGACTTCTACGAGCGGGTCGTCGGGCTCCGCGTCCACGAGCGGACTACCGACCGGGTCGTTCTCGGTGCGGACGAGCCACTGCTGGTACTGGAATCCGCGCCGGACGTGCCCGAACGACGGGCCGACGAGGCCGGGCTCTACCACGTCGCGTTCAGGGTGCCGACGCGCGCTGCGCTCGGCGACGCCCTGCGCCGCGTCGAGGCCGAGTGGGAACTGACGGGCGCCTCCGATCACCTCGTGAGCGAGGCGCTGTATCTCACCGACCCGGCCGGCAACGGGGTCGAGATATACGTCGACAAGCCCCGCGAGGAGTGGCCGGTGACGGCCGACGGGCGCGTCCGGATGGAGACCCGCCCGCTGACGCTCGACGACCTCCGCGACGCGGCCGGCGACGGCGAGGCGATGCCCGACGGGACCGACGTCGGGCACGTCCACCTGGCGATCACGGACGTCGACCGGTCCCGCCGGTTCTACGTCGACGAGATCGGACTCCGCGTCCGGCAGGAGTTCGGTACCGCGGCGCTGTTCGTCGCCGCCGACGACTACCATCACCACGTCGGGCTGAACACGTGGGAGAACCGGTCGAGACCGGCGAGCGACCGCGGGCTCGCGTGGTTCGAGCTGGTGGTGCCCGACGCCGACGCGCTGGCGGGCGTTCGCGAGGTCGCGAGCGAGGGGCGGGACCTCGAAGACGCGAGCGGGAGCGAACGGGACGGCGGCCTCGAGGTGACGGATCCGGACGGTATCAAACTCCGCTTGCGCACCCCGGAATGA
- a CDS encoding carboxylate--amine ligase, producing MTQSRGADERVLIPTGHDAASYVCVRSLADRGVGAVVASDKDGVPAGASRYCAESVSLPPPRDDLIAYRDALLSLAERPSIRTVIPVRPEDCYVLSRYRDEFEEHVSLPVPSLDQLRAVQDRLQLAAVAESAGVPVPETQRLSAVDDWEGQRIVKSRYNVLADAFVEGMSPSEVDVVKDVHHVEPGDVPDADALREEMDHDPIVQEFVPYDDEYMFAGIYDHGEPLATFQHRQIRGTSYTGGGGVYRRSVYVPELEQVARALLSELDWHGLACIEYMHDADTGEFVLTEINPRMWQSLPSTVRAGVDFPYHYWLLATGRADEINPDYELGVGSHFLHGELAYLTSVLNEDSPLVERPSVAGSLWAVAISILTEPHFDYFAIDDPGPFLRGVLNTLPVEV from the coding sequence ATGACGCAGTCCAGGGGGGCCGACGAACGCGTGTTGATTCCGACGGGGCACGACGCTGCGAGCTACGTCTGCGTGCGGTCGCTGGCGGACCGGGGCGTCGGGGCCGTCGTGGCCTCGGACAAGGACGGCGTCCCGGCAGGTGCGTCCCGGTACTGCGCCGAGTCCGTCTCGCTCCCGCCCCCGCGGGACGATCTGATCGCCTACCGCGACGCGCTGCTGTCGCTCGCCGAGCGGCCGTCGATCCGGACCGTGATCCCGGTGCGGCCGGAGGACTGCTACGTGCTCTCCAGGTATCGCGACGAGTTCGAGGAGCACGTCTCGCTGCCCGTCCCCTCGCTGGACCAGCTCCGGGCCGTTCAGGACCGGCTTCAGCTGGCGGCGGTCGCGGAGTCCGCGGGCGTCCCCGTCCCCGAGACGCAGCGGCTCTCGGCGGTCGACGACTGGGAGGGGCAGCGGATCGTCAAGTCCAGGTACAACGTCCTCGCCGACGCCTTCGTGGAGGGGATGAGCCCCTCGGAGGTGGACGTGGTCAAGGACGTCCACCACGTCGAACCGGGCGACGTCCCCGACGCCGACGCGCTCCGCGAGGAGATGGACCACGACCCGATCGTTCAGGAGTTCGTTCCCTACGACGACGAGTACATGTTCGCCGGCATCTACGACCACGGCGAGCCGCTGGCGACCTTCCAGCACCGCCAGATCCGTGGCACCTCCTACACCGGCGGGGGCGGCGTGTATCGGCGGTCGGTGTACGTCCCCGAACTGGAACAGGTCGCCCGCGCGCTGCTGTCGGAACTGGACTGGCACGGCCTCGCCTGCATCGAGTACATGCACGACGCCGATACGGGCGAGTTCGTCCTCACGGAGATCAACCCCCGGATGTGGCAGTCGCTGCCGTCGACGGTCCGGGCCGGCGTCGACTTCCCCTATCACTACTGGCTGCTCGCGACCGGTCGGGCGGACGAGATCAATCCGGACTACGAGCTTGGCGTCGGGAGCCACTTCCTCCACGGCGAACTGGCGTATCTCACCAGCGTCCTGAACGAGGACTCCCCGCTGGTCGAGCGGCCGTCGGTCGCCGGGTCGCTGTGGGCCGTCGCGATCTCCATCCTGACCGAGCCGCACTTCGACTACTTCGCGATCGACGACCCCGGGCCGTTCCTCCGGGGCGTGCTGAACACCCTCCCCGTCGAGGTCTGA
- a CDS encoding DUF7839 domain-containing protein has translation MADDADDASVLRSKRNATQYQILVEIAERQPAVSQREIADEIGITSQAVSNYLQDLVEREYVRKHGRGRYEVTKEGVDWLISQTDGLREFVSHVSEEVIGQVEVDTAIATADVSEGATVSLTMRDGVLRATPGETGGATAVAVSDAEAGRDVGITDFDGVVDYDYGAVTVVTVPPIRDGGSAEVDADAVAERASDHDLVAVAGNEAVALADAAGLDPDVRFATDEAVTEAATRGLDVLLLAVGDRLAAHTDGLRNQNVAYEVVDLT, from the coding sequence ATGGCCGACGACGCCGACGACGCGAGCGTCCTCCGGAGCAAGCGCAACGCGACCCAGTACCAGATCCTGGTGGAGATCGCGGAGCGCCAGCCGGCGGTCAGCCAGCGGGAGATCGCCGACGAGATCGGCATCACCTCGCAAGCGGTCTCTAACTACCTACAGGACCTCGTCGAGCGGGAGTACGTCCGCAAGCACGGACGCGGGCGCTACGAGGTGACCAAGGAGGGCGTCGACTGGCTCATCTCACAGACGGACGGCCTCCGCGAGTTCGTCTCCCACGTCTCCGAGGAGGTGATCGGCCAGGTCGAGGTCGACACCGCCATCGCGACCGCGGACGTCTCGGAGGGCGCCACGGTGTCGCTGACGATGCGGGACGGCGTGCTCCGCGCCACGCCCGGCGAGACCGGAGGCGCGACGGCCGTCGCCGTCTCCGACGCCGAGGCCGGCCGCGACGTCGGCATCACCGACTTCGACGGCGTCGTCGACTACGACTACGGCGCGGTGACCGTGGTGACGGTCCCGCCCATCCGCGACGGCGGCAGCGCGGAGGTGGACGCCGACGCGGTCGCGGAGCGAGCGTCCGACCACGACCTCGTGGCCGTCGCCGGCAACGAGGCGGTAGCGCTCGCGGACGCGGCCGGTCTCGATCCCGACGTCCGCTTCGCCACCGACGAGGCCGTCACGGAGGCCGCCACGCGCGGTCTGGACGTCCTCCTGCTGGCCGTGGGCGACCGGCTCGCCGCGCACACGGACGGCCTCAGGAATCAGAACGTGGCCTACGAGGTCGTCGACCTGACCTGA
- the cbiT gene encoding precorrin-6Y C5,15-methyltransferase (decarboxylating) subunit CbiT has protein sequence MSRVALPYDAKAGPTKPEVRAVLLQKLGLGPDDHFVEVGSCTGAVTVGAARRAGRVTALERDPDRLETTERNLSANDVDADVDLRAAEAPDGLPDDADALFLGGSRNYEAVLDHAVETGVDRVLMNVSRLEVAGAATETFRERDLLDEVVQFQVSRGYELAGATSFDSDNPVYMLVGGVKSGEAVAADGGTRGEPR, from the coding sequence ATGAGCCGCGTTGCACTCCCCTACGACGCGAAGGCCGGTCCGACCAAGCCGGAGGTCCGGGCCGTCCTCCTGCAGAAACTGGGCCTCGGTCCCGACGACCACTTCGTCGAGGTCGGCTCCTGCACCGGCGCGGTCACCGTCGGGGCCGCTCGCCGGGCCGGCCGCGTGACGGCGCTGGAGCGCGACCCCGACCGCCTGGAGACGACCGAGCGGAACCTCTCCGCCAACGACGTCGACGCCGACGTCGACCTGCGCGCGGCGGAGGCGCCCGACGGCCTCCCCGACGACGCCGACGCCCTGTTCCTGGGCGGCAGCCGCAACTACGAGGCCGTCCTCGACCACGCCGTCGAGACCGGCGTCGACCGCGTGCTCATGAACGTCTCCCGGCTCGAGGTCGCCGGCGCCGCGACGGAGACGTTCCGAGAGCGCGACCTGCTGGACGAGGTCGTCCAGTTCCAGGTCAGCCGCGGCTACGAGCTGGCCGGTGCGACGAGCTTCGACTCGGACAACCCCGTCTACATGCTGGTTGGCGGCGTCAAAAGCGGCGAGGCGGTCGCCGCTGACGGCGGAACTCGGGGTGAGCCCCGATGA
- a CDS encoding cobalt-factor II C(20)-methyltransferase — protein MTLYGVGLGPGDADLVTVRGKRVLAEADVVFSPGRLSRSVATEHVPEERIGDLDFPMTRDEERLRAAWKEAAAEIAPRARGGDAAFVTLGDPNVYSTFGHLRRTMRAFHPDVDLEIVPGVSAVTAFATALGVEIPAGAGIALREADKGASPTGPDRMVLFKVTDAPATHGGLVEAGYDVVYGRRLYMEQGETVVTDDPTDVAERDYYTLAYAERPDARVEKATDAFLEGADEAGVVTDGGEHSEGVRSSSDRRSDGGDHRPVSARARQERSESELCGDEVRR, from the coding sequence ATGACGCTCTACGGCGTCGGGCTCGGTCCGGGCGACGCGGACCTCGTGACCGTCCGCGGGAAGCGGGTTCTGGCGGAGGCCGACGTCGTCTTCTCGCCCGGTCGCCTGTCGCGCTCCGTCGCGACCGAGCACGTCCCGGAGGAGCGCATCGGCGACCTCGACTTCCCGATGACCCGCGACGAGGAGCGGCTCCGGGCCGCCTGGAAGGAGGCGGCCGCGGAGATCGCGCCACGCGCCCGCGGCGGCGACGCCGCCTTCGTGACGCTGGGCGACCCGAACGTCTACTCCACGTTCGGCCACCTCCGGCGGACGATGCGCGCGTTCCACCCCGACGTCGACCTCGAGATCGTCCCCGGCGTCAGCGCGGTGACGGCCTTCGCCACCGCGCTGGGCGTCGAGATCCCTGCCGGCGCCGGCATCGCGCTCCGGGAGGCCGACAAGGGGGCCTCGCCCACCGGTCCCGACCGGATGGTCCTGTTCAAGGTGACCGACGCGCCGGCGACCCACGGGGGCCTCGTGGAGGCCGGCTACGACGTGGTCTACGGCCGCCGGCTCTACATGGAGCAGGGCGAGACAGTGGTGACGGACGACCCGACCGACGTCGCCGAGCGAGACTACTACACGCTGGCCTACGCCGAACGCCCCGACGCCCGCGTCGAGAAGGCGACCGACGCGTTCCTCGAGGGCGCGGACGAGGCCGGCGTCGTGACGGACGGGGGTGAGCACTCCGAAGGAGTGCGATCCTCGTCAGACCGCAGATCTGACGGCGGGGACCACAGACCAGTCAGCGCCCGCGCCCGTCAGGAGCGCTCCGAGAGCGAACTCTGCGGCGACGAGGTGCGGCGATGA
- a CDS encoding cobalt-precorrin-4/precorrin-4 C(11)-methyltransferase, producing the protein MSDAPDDAGAAEDPQAAIDEAAGDRDRRVDEHSAGDEQEGIPFVGAGPGDPRLLTVAGRELLADADLVVHAGSLVNSELLEEYCADAETVSSIGKDLEELIPLLRDAYEGGREVVRLHSGDPAIYGAALEQMDALEHEGVPTYVVPGVTSAFAASATLHTQLTLNEVANHVAFTRPQGETLDPDEDHISEFVEMGDVTTCVYLGTHAVADTMDRLLADGHDPETPVAVVYHASWPDEDVIEGTIGTISEKVEEAGYRASALVLIGDAVGGDGYERSYLYGDWANRGSDGDDAASQEADD; encoded by the coding sequence ATGAGCGACGCGCCCGACGACGCGGGAGCCGCCGAAGACCCGCAGGCCGCCATCGACGAGGCAGCGGGCGATCGAGACCGGCGCGTCGACGAACACAGCGCCGGCGACGAGCAGGAGGGGATTCCGTTCGTGGGTGCGGGTCCCGGCGATCCGCGCCTGCTGACCGTCGCCGGCCGCGAGCTGCTCGCCGACGCCGACCTCGTGGTCCACGCGGGCTCGCTGGTCAACAGCGAGCTCCTGGAGGAGTACTGCGCCGACGCGGAGACGGTCTCCTCCATCGGCAAGGACCTCGAGGAGCTGATCCCGCTGCTGCGTGACGCCTACGAGGGCGGCCGCGAGGTGGTGCGCCTCCACAGCGGCGACCCGGCCATCTACGGTGCGGCGCTGGAGCAGATGGACGCGCTGGAGCACGAGGGCGTCCCCACCTACGTCGTCCCCGGCGTCACGTCGGCGTTCGCCGCCAGCGCGACCCTGCACACGCAGTTGACGCTCAACGAGGTCGCCAACCACGTCGCCTTCACCCGACCGCAGGGCGAGACGCTGGACCCCGACGAGGACCACATCTCCGAGTTCGTCGAGATGGGCGACGTGACCACCTGCGTCTACCTCGGGACCCACGCCGTCGCGGACACGATGGACCGCCTGCTGGCGGACGGCCACGATCCAGAGACGCCTGTCGCCGTGGTCTATCACGCCTCCTGGCCCGACGAGGACGTCATCGAGGGGACCATCGGGACGATCTCCGAGAAGGTCGAGGAGGCCGGCTACCGTGCCTCCGCGCTCGTCCTGATCGGCGACGCCGTCGGCGGCGACGGCTACGAGCGGTCCTACCTCTACGGCGACTGGGCGAACCGGGGATCAGACGGGGACGACGCTGCCTCGCAGGAGGCCGACGACTAG
- the cbiG gene encoding cobalt-precorrin 5A hydrolase, translating into MSTDTDDAETDASTDDSGGHCSTPDSDGEVAEDVAVVAFERKMDTAEEIVDDLVDRYESVEILEYRGDVFAEHWGEYDCFVGLMASGIAMRKTAPLLDDKWDDPAIVVVDEELTWAIPITGGHHGANQVADDLASMGAVPAMTTASEAADEQGVEKQAKALDAHVVNGDSTVATNLAVLDDELGPVERLDGPRAVVVGDDVTVLKRNGDSDDGGVVLGTGSVSGARSEQFLAAWEEALDEVGKDWDDVEFVATGTRKEDEEGLLEAAAEKDLGVVALAKEDLEEFEGPTPSRSKELIGWPGIAEAAAIAAGREHDLLLEKRSHDDAVTVAIGR; encoded by the coding sequence ATGAGCACGGACACAGACGACGCGGAGACTGACGCATCGACCGACGACAGCGGCGGGCACTGCTCGACGCCGGACAGCGACGGCGAGGTCGCCGAGGACGTCGCAGTCGTGGCGTTCGAGCGCAAGATGGACACCGCCGAGGAGATCGTCGACGACCTCGTCGACCGCTACGAGTCCGTCGAGATCCTGGAGTACCGCGGCGACGTGTTCGCCGAGCACTGGGGCGAGTACGACTGCTTCGTCGGTCTGATGGCCAGCGGCATCGCGATGCGCAAGACCGCGCCGCTGCTGGACGACAAGTGGGACGATCCCGCCATCGTCGTGGTCGACGAGGAACTGACGTGGGCCATCCCGATCACCGGCGGCCACCACGGCGCCAACCAGGTCGCCGACGACCTCGCGTCGATGGGCGCGGTGCCGGCGATGACCACCGCCAGCGAGGCGGCGGACGAGCAGGGCGTCGAGAAGCAGGCGAAAGCGCTGGACGCCCACGTCGTCAACGGCGACTCGACGGTGGCGACGAACCTGGCCGTGCTCGACGACGAACTCGGGCCGGTCGAGCGCCTCGACGGGCCGAGAGCAGTCGTGGTGGGCGACGACGTGACCGTGCTGAAGCGGAACGGGGATTCGGACGACGGCGGTGTCGTCCTCGGCACCGGCAGCGTCTCCGGCGCGAGGAGCGAGCAGTTCCTCGCAGCGTGGGAGGAAGCCCTCGACGAGGTCGGGAAGGACTGGGACGACGTGGAGTTCGTCGCCACGGGGACGCGCAAGGAGGACGAGGAGGGGCTGTTGGAAGCCGCCGCTGAGAAGGACCTCGGCGTCGTCGCGCTGGCGAAGGAGGACCTCGAGGAGTTCGAGGGGCCGACCCCCTCGCGCTCGAAGGAGCTGATCGGCTGGCCCGGCATCGCGGAGGCCGCGGCCATCGCCGCCGGGCGCGAGCACGACCTGCTGCTGGAGAAGCGCAGCCACGACGACGCCGTGACCGTGGCGATCGGGCGCTAG
- a CDS encoding precorrin-3B C(17)-methyltransferase: MTDDLGTLYVVGIGPGLPHAMTQRAKDVIRTADCVIASNLYQEFLRHDGTLSPETAADGGTATTARGRPEQEVVRSSMGRQIELAREAFERVRDGEDVAHVSGGDPNVYGKSDLLFLMAREDEATDVPIEIVPGVTAALGGAAALGAPLSNDFCTVSLSDKWRGWDEIEEKLRAAAISGFVIVLYNCWRNYERAVEIVREERADDVPVAIVNDAGRGDAGRNGEGQTITTLGEATEHDDEVAGMGTSLIVGNHETETWDNDYEQFLVTPRGGRDVDDF, encoded by the coding sequence GTGACGGACGACCTCGGAACGCTGTACGTGGTCGGTATCGGTCCGGGACTGCCCCACGCGATGACCCAGCGGGCGAAGGACGTGATCCGGACGGCCGACTGCGTCATCGCGTCGAACCTCTACCAGGAGTTCCTCCGGCACGACGGGACGCTCTCGCCGGAGACGGCGGCGGACGGGGGGACAGCGACTACGGCCCGGGGCCGCCCGGAGCAGGAGGTCGTCCGGTCGTCGATGGGCCGCCAGATCGAACTCGCCCGCGAGGCGTTCGAGCGCGTCCGCGACGGCGAGGACGTCGCCCACGTCTCCGGCGGCGACCCGAACGTCTACGGGAAGTCCGACCTCCTCTTCCTGATGGCACGGGAGGACGAGGCCACGGACGTCCCGATCGAGATCGTCCCCGGCGTCACGGCGGCGCTGGGCGGCGCGGCCGCCCTCGGCGCGCCGCTGTCGAACGACTTCTGCACGGTCTCGCTGTCCGACAAGTGGCGCGGCTGGGACGAGATCGAGGAGAAGCTCCGCGCTGCGGCCATCTCGGGGTTCGTGATCGTCCTGTACAACTGCTGGCGCAACTACGAGCGCGCCGTCGAGATCGTGCGCGAAGAGCGGGCCGACGACGTGCCCGTCGCCATCGTCAACGACGCCGGTCGCGGCGACGCCGGCCGCAACGGCGAGGGCCAGACGATCACGACGCTCGGCGAGGCCACCGAACACGACGACGAGGTCGCCGGCATGGGCACCTCGCTGATCGTCGGCAACCACGAGACCGAGACCTGGGACAACGACTACGAGCAGTTCCTCGTCACCCCGCGCGGCGGGCGTGACGTCGACGACTTCTGA
- the cobJ gene encoding precorrin-3B C(17)-methyltransferase: MSTDSDTTDASTDTESKCGASEASDSSSSSACGASSSDDEEEIGATVDDFDAEPGRLVAVGLGPGQPEGMTQRAHAALQEAEHVVGYTTYVDLLPDEITDDAEDVYDTPMCGEVSRTEEAIDRALAGNHVAIIGSGDPNVYALAGLALEILESKGATASTVDFDVVPGVPAAQSCAARVGAPLVNDTVSISLSDHLTDMPTIESRLHAAAKEGFTIAVYNPWSRKRRDNYEKCCEILLEHRDPETPVGVVHAAGREDERVEIVELGDLPDLGETDLVDMTTTLLVGNEDTYVWDDRMVTPRGYETKYEY; the protein is encoded by the coding sequence ATGAGCACCGACAGCGACACCACGGACGCGAGTACAGACACAGAGTCGAAGTGCGGAGCGAGCGAGGCGAGCGACTCGTCGAGTTCCTCCGCCTGCGGCGCGTCGTCGAGTGACGACGAGGAGGAGATCGGCGCCACGGTCGACGACTTCGACGCCGAACCCGGGCGGCTGGTCGCGGTGGGCCTCGGTCCGGGTCAGCCCGAGGGGATGACCCAGCGGGCGCACGCGGCGTTGCAGGAGGCCGAGCACGTCGTCGGCTACACCACCTACGTCGACCTCCTGCCCGACGAGATCACCGACGACGCGGAGGACGTCTACGACACGCCGATGTGCGGCGAGGTCTCCCGGACGGAGGAGGCCATCGACCGCGCGCTCGCGGGCAACCACGTCGCGATCATCGGCAGCGGCGATCCCAACGTGTACGCGCTGGCGGGGCTCGCCCTGGAGATCCTCGAATCGAAGGGCGCGACGGCGTCGACGGTCGACTTCGACGTCGTCCCGGGCGTCCCGGCCGCGCAGTCCTGCGCCGCCCGGGTCGGCGCGCCCCTCGTGAACGACACCGTCTCCATCTCGCTGTCGGACCACCTGACGGACATGCCGACCATCGAGTCGCGGCTCCACGCAGCGGCCAAGGAGGGGTTCACGATCGCCGTCTACAACCCCTGGAGCCGCAAGCGCCGGGACAACTACGAGAAGTGCTGCGAGATCCTGCTGGAGCACCGCGACCCCGAGACGCCCGTCGGCGTCGTCCACGCCGCCGGCCGCGAGGACGAACGGGTCGAGATCGTCGAACTGGGGGACCTGCCCGACCTGGGCGAGACCGACCTCGTGGACATGACCACGACGCTGCTGGTCGGCAACGAGGACACGTACGTCTGGGACGACCGGATGGTCACGCCGCGGGGCTACGAGACGAAATACGAGTACTGA
- a CDS encoding ferredoxin: MYTVSVDREACDGVFACLVRDDRFVEDDDGLATFDAEAAVELERTEESVTATFDDDRRDDAEQAAAACPLDAISVEEAAARDDAETAEAEP, translated from the coding sequence ATGTATACAGTTTCCGTCGACCGCGAGGCCTGCGACGGCGTGTTCGCCTGCCTCGTCCGGGACGACCGCTTCGTCGAGGACGACGACGGCCTGGCGACGTTCGACGCGGAGGCAGCCGTGGAACTGGAACGAACAGAGGAGTCAGTCACCGCGACGTTCGACGATGACCGGCGAGACGACGCCGAGCAGGCCGCCGCGGCGTGTCCGCTGGACGCGATCAGCGTCGAGGAGGCGGCCGCCAGGGACGACGCCGAGACGGCGGAGGCGGAACCGTGA
- a CDS encoding cobalamin biosynthesis protein — MSIETGTPDDMLASHPETAYFWGRVAADGECERDCVTVRTNDETAARRLAAVAGAEQVDQRIRERDYAHDTSITRREEEFTVQVFGSLADRASAALGLPYDGEIGGYRLDALRDHERELLRGLLEGCGTVCYKSAEGDGDDAVGVSFVHEDEHLLRTVQTLLDDMPVDAPHGDLSDASSGYWFGLDDDAAPDFGRWVYEGSDDTGLFAPSRRRKLRQSIERVEP, encoded by the coding sequence GTGAGCATCGAGACGGGCACGCCCGACGACATGCTGGCGTCCCATCCCGAGACGGCGTACTTCTGGGGTCGGGTCGCCGCCGACGGCGAGTGCGAGCGCGACTGCGTGACCGTCCGGACGAACGACGAGACGGCGGCCCGTCGGCTCGCGGCCGTCGCGGGCGCCGAGCAGGTCGACCAGCGCATCCGCGAGCGCGACTACGCCCACGACACCTCGATCACGCGCCGCGAGGAGGAGTTCACGGTGCAGGTGTTCGGGTCGCTGGCCGACCGCGCGAGCGCGGCCCTGGGTCTGCCGTACGACGGCGAGATCGGGGGCTACCGACTCGACGCCCTTCGCGACCACGAGCGGGAGCTCCTGCGCGGCCTGCTGGAGGGCTGCGGGACGGTCTGCTACAAGTCGGCAGAGGGAGACGGCGACGACGCCGTGGGAGTTTCCTTCGTCCACGAGGACGAACACCTGTTGCGGACCGTCCAGACCCTCCTCGACGACATGCCCGTCGACGCGCCTCACGGCGACCTCTCGGACGCCTCCTCGGGCTACTGGTTCGGGCTGGACGACGACGCCGCGCCCGACTTCGGCCGGTGGGTCTACGAGGGCAGCGACGATACGGGCCTGTTCGCGCCGAGTCGCCGGCGGAAGCTCCGGCAGTCGATCGAGCGCGTGGAGCCATGA
- a CDS encoding CbiX/SirB N-terminal domain-containing protein yields the protein MSRTTSAPDSLDDEAVLLVGHGSRREKSNEQVRELAADLEARLGVPVDAAFLELAEPAIDKAIDGLAPTVSSIAVVHLSLFAASHVKNDVPLAVEQARERHPELTIDSGAHLGVHPAILDLLDDRAAAVEAELGVDREDGDVAVVLCARGSSDPDANADVHKLARLLYEGRAFDRVEASFVGVTEPRLDETLHDLAKTRPDAVVVLPYMLGDGVLTGRIRDDARVFDEEYPYVDAAPGEPLGTDPRLLDVLGDRWQEARTGSVDMSCDTCKYKVELDGYEDDRGGARAMLRALTHQAEHADREDVGDDPHGHDAPEKHVAVCTNQTCAADGSPAVLERLRQAARDSDDCDARITRSSCLGRCGDGPMVAVYPDGVWYGGVESDNADRIVSSHLDRDRIVSDLVDQTL from the coding sequence ATGAGCCGGACCACGAGCGCGCCGGACAGCCTCGACGACGAGGCCGTGCTGCTCGTCGGCCACGGATCGCGCCGCGAGAAGTCCAACGAGCAGGTCAGGGAGCTGGCGGCGGACCTGGAGGCGCGGCTGGGCGTCCCCGTCGACGCCGCGTTCCTCGAGCTCGCGGAGCCGGCCATCGACAAGGCCATCGACGGGCTGGCACCCACCGTCTCGTCGATCGCCGTCGTCCACCTGTCACTGTTCGCCGCCAGCCACGTCAAGAATGACGTGCCGCTGGCCGTCGAGCAGGCCCGCGAGCGCCACCCGGAACTGACCATCGACAGCGGTGCGCACCTTGGCGTCCACCCCGCCATCCTCGACCTGCTGGACGACCGTGCGGCGGCAGTCGAGGCGGAACTCGGCGTCGACCGCGAGGACGGCGACGTAGCCGTGGTGCTGTGTGCGCGCGGCTCCAGCGACCCGGACGCCAACGCGGACGTCCACAAGCTGGCCCGCCTGCTGTACGAGGGTCGCGCCTTCGACCGCGTCGAGGCCTCGTTCGTCGGCGTCACGGAGCCGCGACTCGACGAGACGCTCCACGACCTCGCGAAGACCCGCCCGGACGCCGTGGTCGTCCTGCCGTACATGCTCGGCGACGGCGTCCTCACGGGCCGGATCAGGGACGACGCTCGCGTGTTCGACGAGGAGTACCCCTACGTCGACGCCGCGCCGGGCGAGCCGCTGGGGACGGACCCGCGCCTGCTGGACGTGCTCGGCGACCGCTGGCAGGAGGCCCGCACGGGCAGCGTCGACATGTCCTGCGACACCTGCAAGTACAAGGTCGAACTCGACGGCTACGAGGACGATCGGGGCGGCGCCCGCGCGATGCTGCGGGCGCTGACCCACCAGGCGGAGCACGCCGACCGCGAGGATGTCGGCGACGACCCGCACGGCCACGACGCGCCGGAGAAGCACGTCGCCGTCTGCACGAACCAGACCTGCGCCGCCGACGGGTCGCCCGCCGTCCTCGAACGGCTGCGTCAGGCCGCCCGCGACAGCGACGACTGCGACGCCCGCATCACGCGCTCGTCCTGTCTCGGCCGCTGCGGCGACGGTCCGATGGTCGCCGTCTACCCCGACGGCGTCTGGTACGGCGGCGTCGAGAGCGACAACGCCGATCGCATCGTCTCGTCCCACCTCGACCGGGACCGCATCGTATCGGATTTAGTCGATCAGACGCTCTGA
- a CDS encoding DUF3209 family protein, whose protein sequence is MSCYEIEALRLGLLNVLGTDDDHAREHAVQELEGHLDGPIEGLANADTLTEIERHLDAALVDLEEEIARADESDPEYDYLRGRLVAVRDAERAVGRLTTQGEDVLAGLGEAHDVLHEAFPVDE, encoded by the coding sequence ATGAGCTGCTACGAGATCGAAGCGCTGCGACTCGGCCTGCTGAACGTCCTCGGCACCGACGACGACCACGCCCGCGAGCACGCGGTGCAGGAACTGGAGGGTCACCTCGACGGACCGATCGAGGGGCTGGCGAACGCGGACACCCTCACCGAGATCGAGCGCCACCTCGACGCGGCGCTGGTCGACCTCGAGGAGGAGATCGCACGGGCGGACGAGAGCGACCCGGAGTACGACTATCTCCGGGGCCGCCTCGTCGCCGTCCGCGACGCCGAGCGGGCGGTCGGGCGGCTGACGACCCAGGGCGAGGACGTCCTCGCGGGGCTGGGCGAGGCCCACGACGTCCTCCACGAGGCCTTCCCCGTCGACGAGTAG